From the genome of Edaphobacter dinghuensis, one region includes:
- a CDS encoding ABC transporter ATP-binding protein — METVAINPALQTKTKLRAEHINMVFHRDGKTTRVLEDINLDVGDGEFVCLLGPSGCGKSTLLNTMAGFLSPTSGAVTVDGEVVKGPDPRRIFVFQERGVFPWLTVEGNIGFGLFKLSRQEREQRIAHYIKMVGLEGFEKTYPPELSGGMKQRLEVARALAVNPDMLFLDEPFGALDSITRLIMRGELLRIWEAERKTIVFVTHDIDEAVQLADRVVVMSARPATIQQIVTIDIPHPRDISSPRYLELRDGIFKQIGLAHKV; from the coding sequence ATGGAAACAGTTGCGATCAATCCAGCCTTGCAGACCAAGACGAAGCTGCGCGCCGAGCACATCAATATGGTCTTCCATCGCGATGGCAAGACCACGCGGGTTCTTGAAGACATCAACCTCGACGTAGGCGATGGAGAATTTGTATGCCTGCTCGGTCCTTCAGGCTGCGGCAAATCCACCTTGCTGAATACCATGGCCGGCTTTCTCTCGCCGACCAGCGGAGCAGTCACCGTCGATGGCGAAGTAGTCAAAGGCCCTGATCCGCGCCGCATCTTCGTGTTTCAGGAGCGCGGCGTCTTTCCGTGGCTCACGGTAGAAGGCAATATAGGCTTTGGCTTGTTCAAGCTGTCGCGGCAGGAACGCGAGCAGCGAATCGCGCACTACATCAAGATGGTCGGATTGGAAGGCTTCGAAAAGACCTACCCTCCTGAGCTTTCGGGCGGCATGAAACAGCGCCTTGAAGTTGCTCGTGCCCTGGCGGTAAATCCCGACATGCTCTTTCTGGACGAGCCCTTTGGCGCTCTGGACTCGATCACGCGCCTGATCATGCGCGGTGAGCTGCTCCGCATATGGGAGGCGGAGCGCAAGACCATTGTCTTCGTCACTCACGATATCGACGAGGCCGTCCAGCTTGCAGATCGCGTCGTCGTCATGAGCGCTCGTCCTGCCACGATTCAGCAGATCGTCACCATCGACATTCCCCACCCCCGCGACATCAGCTCGCCTCGTTATCTCGAGCTCCGCGACGGCATCTTCAAGCAGATCGGACTGGCGCACAAGGTATGA
- a CDS encoding heavy-metal-associated domain-containing protein, which yields MIRRKFIQLITLGTGSLATIAAIETGEKETVTYHVSGYTCITCAVGLETLLKQEKGVAWVKASYPDENVVIKYDPKEVSEDSLKSYIASMGFKAKPAPKA from the coding sequence ATGATCCGTCGAAAATTTATCCAGCTCATCACGCTCGGCACAGGCAGTCTCGCAACGATTGCAGCAATTGAAACGGGAGAGAAAGAGACCGTCACCTATCACGTCAGCGGATACACCTGCATCACCTGCGCCGTCGGTCTGGAGACGCTACTAAAGCAGGAAAAAGGAGTGGCATGGGTCAAGGCTAGCTATCCCGATGAAAATGTAGTCATCAAGTACGACCCCAAAGAAGTCTCTGAAGACTCGCTCAAGAGCTACATCGCCAGCATGGGATTCAAAGCAAAGCCGGCACCCAAAGCCTAA
- a CDS encoding ABC transporter substrate-binding protein, which yields MKLKTKILLCAIGWLVLISALHGYLNVNWAAVLNDYRPASQRKITVAYLPVTCQLTCPVTDYISKYSENGEIFLPRMFQGFPEIKEALISNKVQAAFIVAPMAIALVAQGVPIKVVYLGHRYGSAVVVKKNGPIHSVADLKGKTVAIPSRFSDERLILFRAMKVNGMKPGDIKMVEMAPPDVSGALAAGAIDAFSMGEPFPSQAEMAGYGRVLFQARDYWPDYMSCILVVRQDLIDTRPDAVQTLVDGIARSGLWLDKGKPERDDAADFVGRFYYNQKPALLRWALTKPMDRVTYSPLAPRKADFDMVRDLMMETGILKKKLDFNQYTDTRFSDHASIETAWKYQAGSGVAR from the coding sequence ATGAAGCTTAAAACCAAAATCCTCCTATGCGCCATCGGATGGCTCGTTCTCATCTCCGCACTCCACGGCTATCTCAACGTAAATTGGGCCGCCGTCCTCAACGACTACCGCCCAGCGTCACAACGGAAGATCACCGTCGCTTATCTCCCTGTCACCTGCCAGCTCACCTGCCCCGTAACCGACTACATCTCAAAGTACTCGGAGAACGGAGAGATCTTCCTGCCGCGTATGTTTCAGGGCTTCCCTGAGATTAAAGAAGCGTTGATCTCGAACAAGGTACAGGCAGCATTTATCGTCGCGCCCATGGCGATCGCGCTCGTCGCCCAGGGCGTACCCATCAAGGTGGTTTACCTCGGACACCGCTATGGCAGCGCTGTGGTCGTCAAGAAGAATGGCCCCATCCACAGCGTTGCCGATCTAAAAGGAAAGACCGTTGCGATTCCCAGCCGCTTCTCCGACGAGCGCCTTATCCTCTTCCGCGCGATGAAGGTCAACGGCATGAAGCCCGGCGATATCAAGATGGTCGAGATGGCTCCTCCCGATGTCTCTGGTGCGCTTGCCGCTGGCGCGATCGACGCATTTTCGATGGGCGAGCCCTTCCCCTCGCAAGCCGAGATGGCGGGCTATGGCCGTGTCCTCTTTCAGGCGCGCGATTATTGGCCCGACTACATGTCCTGCATTCTCGTCGTGAGGCAAGACTTGATCGACACTCGCCCGGATGCTGTTCAAACCCTCGTCGATGGCATTGCGAGATCGGGACTTTGGCTCGACAAAGGCAAGCCGGAGCGCGACGATGCCGCCGACTTTGTTGGACGCTTCTACTACAACCAGAAGCCCGCGCTGCTGCGTTGGGCGCTCACCAAGCCGATGGACCGAGTCACCTACAGTCCGCTCGCGCCGCGCAAGGCCGACTTCGATATGGTTCGCGATCTCATGATGGAGACCGGAATCCTGAAAAAGAAACTCGACTTCAATCAATACACAGACACACGCTTCTCTGACCACGCAAGCATTGAGACAGCATGGAAGTACCAGGCAGGCAGCGGAGTGGCACGCTAG
- a CDS encoding ABC transporter permease, giving the protein MNLRVRLRPILFIAVLLAAWQIAISRSSVHLLPGPWGVVGGIADLVRHGVLFKYIVASLFRVTWGFVLAVVIAVPLGLAIGWYRRAEMAFNPIIQLLRPISPLAWIPIAILWFGVGDLAAIFLIFLGCFLPLLLTAINAVRSVPTVYINAGRNFGLSSFELIRRVLYPAVTPQLIVGLRITLGIAWLVVVAAEMIAVNSGLGFLIVDARNAGNRYDLVVAGMVLIGIIGLLLDMGIRSLENIKSSRWSYSED; this is encoded by the coding sequence GTGAACCTGCGCGTTCGGCTTCGTCCGATTCTTTTTATCGCCGTTCTGCTTGCGGCATGGCAGATTGCGATCAGCCGAAGCTCCGTCCATCTGCTGCCGGGGCCCTGGGGCGTTGTCGGCGGCATTGCAGATCTGGTGCGGCATGGGGTGCTCTTCAAATACATCGTCGCATCGCTGTTTCGCGTGACCTGGGGTTTCGTGCTGGCAGTCGTCATAGCTGTTCCGCTTGGCCTCGCCATCGGCTGGTATCGCCGCGCCGAGATGGCGTTCAACCCCATCATCCAGCTTCTACGCCCCATATCGCCGCTTGCCTGGATTCCCATCGCGATTCTCTGGTTCGGCGTCGGCGATCTCGCAGCTATATTTCTTATCTTCCTTGGCTGCTTTCTTCCCCTGTTGCTGACGGCCATCAATGCCGTGCGAAGCGTTCCGACCGTTTATATCAATGCGGGGCGCAACTTTGGTCTCAGTTCCTTCGAGCTTATCCGCCGCGTCTTGTACCCCGCCGTCACGCCGCAGTTGATCGTGGGCTTGCGGATCACACTGGGCATCGCGTGGCTGGTTGTCGTGGCAGCGGAGATGATCGCCGTAAACTCCGGTCTGGGCTTTCTCATCGTCGATGCCCGCAACGCCGGTAACCGCTACGATCTCGTTGTCGCCGGAATGGTCTTGATTGGCATCATCGGCCTCCTGCTCGACATGGGAATACGTTCGCTTGAAAACATTAAGTCGTCTCGCTGGAGCTATTCGGAGGATTAG
- a CDS encoding ABC transporter permease, which yields MSTLAEPKRWEKFFWPLLVSALLLAAWHYCIVWTATRIFPSPLEVERGMAELLREHVLWGDISDSLRRVAIGFGAATALGIPLGLVLGWYPAADYVVNPVMQILRPISPIAWIPVAIIFFGVGDDAAIFLIFLGAFFPIVVACIDGVSNVPSVYRRAGRNFGLSPQQLLRQVVFPAALPQIIVGLRIALGIAWLVVVAAEMIAVDSGLGYLVIDSRNSGKRYDLVVAAMLLIGVIGLALDLGFRRLEKIKSVRWGFRNEA from the coding sequence ATGAGTACACTTGCCGAGCCGAAAAGGTGGGAGAAGTTTTTCTGGCCGCTGCTTGTAAGTGCGCTGCTACTCGCAGCGTGGCATTACTGCATCGTCTGGACAGCGACGCGCATCTTCCCATCTCCCCTCGAAGTAGAACGCGGTATGGCCGAGCTGCTGCGAGAGCATGTTCTCTGGGGCGACATCTCTGACTCTCTACGCCGCGTAGCCATCGGCTTCGGTGCGGCCACTGCACTCGGAATCCCACTCGGTCTCGTGCTTGGCTGGTATCCGGCAGCCGACTATGTGGTCAATCCCGTCATGCAGATTCTTCGCCCCATCAGTCCCATTGCATGGATTCCCGTGGCCATCATCTTCTTCGGTGTTGGCGATGACGCTGCCATCTTCCTCATCTTCCTCGGTGCCTTCTTCCCCATCGTCGTTGCCTGTATCGACGGCGTATCCAACGTGCCCTCGGTATACCGGCGCGCCGGACGCAACTTTGGCCTCTCTCCGCAGCAACTACTCAGGCAGGTGGTCTTCCCTGCCGCTCTTCCGCAGATCATCGTCGGCCTTCGTATCGCTCTCGGCATTGCGTGGCTGGTAGTGGTTGCTGCCGAGATGATCGCCGTCGACTCCGGCCTCGGCTATCTCGTCATCGACTCTCGCAACTCCGGCAAGCGCTACGACCTGGTCGTCGCGGCCATGCTTCTGATCGGTGTCATTGGACTGGCCTTGGATTTAGGCTTCCGTCGGCTCGAAAAGATAAAATCCGTTCGCTGGGGATTCCGCAATGAAGCTTAA